One part of the Mariniblastus fucicola genome encodes these proteins:
- a CDS encoding PEP-CTERM sorting domain-containing protein gives MSMKIREGVALNAKKLSAFGLAFTLILTGFSQEGRCDVMGSTYSIGATVFTDDIDGDGFLDAGFFADDGAAEVTFDGTSKAIGNFVFGNAGDQLFVEESLDVTGDTFTVTVFAVGRDSSGNLTTWVADGTTTDHDGDLLTAEVPFTTSFFGLAASNGGTDALEVNTGGLDYTFVSSEALLVGFDEADLPAGGTVLSFGDGPTSASGPSGLFAANVGFNGSPDLAGPADGLAGFGNLSIAGYGFSWTYTLTAVPEPSSAIGILLLGLTALGSRRRS, from the coding sequence ATGAGTATGAAGATTCGAGAAGGCGTAGCGCTGAACGCAAAAAAACTGTCGGCGTTCGGTTTGGCGTTCACCCTGATATTGACTGGCTTCAGCCAGGAAGGTCGCTGCGATGTTATGGGGAGTACGTATTCTATTGGGGCGACAGTCTTCACCGATGATATTGACGGTGACGGCTTTTTGGACGCCGGGTTCTTCGCGGATGATGGCGCAGCCGAGGTCACGTTCGATGGAACTTCAAAAGCGATCGGAAACTTTGTTTTCGGCAACGCAGGAGATCAGCTTTTTGTCGAAGAGTCTTTGGATGTGACCGGGGATACTTTCACCGTTACGGTCTTTGCGGTTGGGCGTGACTCGAGCGGCAACCTCACAACATGGGTTGCTGATGGAACAACAACCGATCACGATGGCGATCTGCTTACTGCGGAGGTCCCCTTTACTACCAGTTTCTTTGGCTTGGCCGCGAGCAACGGTGGGACGGACGCTCTCGAAGTCAACACTGGCGGCTTGGACTACACGTTCGTGTCCTCTGAAGCTCTGCTTGTCGGTTTCGATGAGGCTGATTTGCCAGCGGGTGGGACCGTTCTTTCTTTCGGGGATGGACCTACATCGGCGTCAGGCCCATCAGGACTATTTGCTGCGAACGTTGGATTCAACGGTAGTCCAGATCTCGCGGGACCTGCAGACGGCCTTGCAGGGTTTGGCAACCTGTCCATCGCAGGCTACGGTTTTTCGTGGACCTACACGTTGACTGCTGTTCCGGAGCCATCGTCTGCGATTGGAATCTTGCTGCTTGGTCTGACTGCCTTGGGTAGTCGACGAAGAAGCTAG
- a CDS encoding helix-turn-helix domain-containing protein, with the protein MSWTRQELKQSFTCNGAYIKYLRKRMGWSQRELKIASGYSERLISKAEANGSIVLATLVDLAQALSTPQEIVRPEQLVFDPIAIAKSITHATYVLQRNMFTRMQHMIADDFVLEAIGDPKQFPFVGRYEGVDGFREAIDRFFSCMEVPANVDHTQWYDYFHCPKNENVVVVWGQSWIHPIGSPLDSPLDITQRIEIRNDKVCYFENRYDASLSSTVDSNRTNHEDRRRFQSSS; encoded by the coding sequence ATGAGTTGGACGCGACAAGAGTTAAAGCAGTCTTTCACTTGCAACGGGGCCTACATCAAGTATCTGCGAAAACGGATGGGATGGTCGCAACGTGAATTGAAAATCGCTTCGGGATACAGCGAGCGATTAATTTCCAAAGCAGAAGCCAACGGCAGTATCGTCCTGGCAACTCTGGTTGATCTTGCACAAGCTCTCAGCACTCCGCAGGAAATTGTTCGCCCTGAGCAACTGGTGTTTGATCCGATCGCTATTGCGAAATCAATTACGCACGCGACCTACGTACTGCAACGGAACATGTTCACCCGCATGCAACACATGATCGCGGATGACTTTGTCCTCGAGGCCATTGGAGACCCGAAGCAGTTTCCATTCGTTGGCAGGTACGAGGGTGTCGACGGTTTTCGCGAAGCCATCGATCGTTTCTTCTCCTGCATGGAGGTCCCGGCGAATGTCGACCACACGCAGTGGTATGACTATTTCCATTGTCCAAAAAATGAAAACGTTGTTGTGGTTTGGGGTCAATCCTGGATTCATCCCATCGGATCGCCTTTAGACAGTCCGCTCGATATCACGCAACGCATTGAAATCAGAAACGACAAGGTTTGCTATTTCGAGAATCGATATGACGCGAGCCTGTCTTCGACCGTCGATTCAAATCGAACGAATCACGAAGACCGTCGTCGGTTCCAAAGTAGCTCTTGA
- a CDS encoding dual specificity protein phosphatase family protein — translation MANSQNSLSWIYARAIYYPTLLWNMLLGRWLKVRNWWDVVDDDIVLGAFPFARDVEAMYDLGVRAVVNTCEEACGPVAEYEKFGIDQFRMPTVDFTHPSLEDVTAAVAFIESHVARGHRVYIHCKAGRARSATVAICWLVKSRGISKEEGQEILSKARPHINQHLCSRPVVIEFEKAQKKAATD, via the coding sequence ATGGCCAATTCACAAAACAGCCTTAGCTGGATCTACGCTCGGGCTATCTACTATCCGACACTGCTTTGGAACATGCTGCTTGGCCGTTGGCTGAAAGTTCGCAACTGGTGGGACGTTGTCGACGATGACATCGTGCTTGGTGCATTCCCTTTCGCCCGAGACGTTGAGGCGATGTACGATCTGGGTGTGCGAGCGGTGGTCAACACCTGCGAAGAAGCTTGTGGACCTGTCGCTGAGTACGAAAAGTTTGGTATCGATCAGTTTCGGATGCCGACCGTTGACTTTACTCATCCGTCATTGGAAGACGTCACGGCAGCTGTGGCGTTTATCGAGTCGCATGTTGCTCGAGGCCATCGAGTCTACATTCACTGCAAGGCAGGGCGTGCAAGGAGTGCAACCGTCGCCATTTGCTGGCTAGTGAAAAGCCGCGGAATCTCGAAAGAAGAAGGCCAAGAGATCCTGAGCAAAGCCAGGCCTCATATCAATCAGCATCTCTGTTCGAGGCCAGTGGTGATTGAGTTTGAAAAGGCACAAAAAAAGGCTGCGACTGATTAG
- a CDS encoding SRPBCC family protein, giving the protein MKYWIRLLALVACVILVFAIIGSLLPHGYSFSASREINATPAEVYAQIDSLPDWKSWSQWDPDSIEDLTVEYSADGKSQTWTDVRGDGKLWFADQKPNEQVDYRMRFANFPEMEASISLEPKDDGTLVTWKSDGTLPSGPFYGYFRHVFVNGMTREYEQSLGKLKEVVESVSRKSDQGESNAAETDSADKDLEQATSDTANSNAVPPNQTQ; this is encoded by the coding sequence ATGAAATATTGGATTAGACTCCTGGCTCTGGTCGCTTGCGTAATCCTCGTTTTCGCAATTATCGGTTCGCTGCTGCCTCATGGCTATTCGTTTTCAGCGTCCCGGGAAATCAACGCGACGCCGGCGGAGGTCTACGCGCAAATCGATAGTTTGCCAGATTGGAAATCGTGGTCGCAGTGGGATCCCGATTCTATCGAGGACTTGACGGTAGAATATAGTGCCGACGGGAAAAGCCAAACTTGGACCGATGTTCGCGGCGACGGCAAGTTGTGGTTTGCGGACCAAAAGCCGAACGAGCAAGTTGACTATCGGATGCGATTTGCGAACTTCCCTGAAATGGAAGCTTCGATTTCTCTGGAGCCCAAAGACGACGGAACTTTGGTTACATGGAAAAGTGACGGGACGCTTCCTTCTGGTCCCTTCTACGGCTACTTCAGACACGTTTTCGTGAACGGCATGACGCGCGAGTATGAGCAGAGCCTTGGGAAGCTAAAAGAAGTTGTTGAAAGCGTCAGTCGCAAATCAGATCAGGGTGAATCTAACGCAGCTGAAACAGATTCTGCCGACAAAGATTTGGAGCAGGCAACTTCAGATACTGCAAACTCGAACGCCGTGCCGCCGAATCAGACTCAGTAA
- a CDS encoding Minf_1886 family protein: MADETFALHQLVARDRRYPIEAYFFVRDALSYAADSMELSNQYRHETEVYESAEEHHLTGQQLCEAIREFALNQFGLMARIVLKNWGIVSTSCFGDIVYNMIEIGLMKKSDQDRRSHFNDVYEFEPAFDEQFEICSSLVKRRV, translated from the coding sequence ATGGCCGACGAAACTTTCGCATTGCACCAACTGGTGGCAAGAGACAGGCGATACCCGATTGAGGCCTATTTTTTTGTTCGAGACGCGCTTTCTTATGCTGCTGATTCGATGGAATTGAGCAATCAGTACCGTCACGAGACTGAGGTGTACGAATCCGCTGAGGAACACCATCTGACCGGTCAACAGCTTTGCGAAGCGATACGCGAATTCGCCCTGAATCAGTTTGGCTTGATGGCTCGTATCGTGCTCAAGAACTGGGGCATCGTGTCGACGTCCTGTTTCGGCGACATCGTCTACAACATGATTGAGATCGGTTTGATGAAGAAGTCCGATCAGGATCGCCGCTCACATTTCAACGATGTCTACGAGTTTGAGCCTGCGTTCGACGAACAGTTTGAAATCTGCAGCTCCCTGGTGAAACGCCGCGTCTAG
- a CDS encoding helix-turn-helix domain-containing protein, which yields MLKFFRKRKGWSQQQLCEAADVSVRVVCKAETGAAISTTSIDKFSTALSMPEHEVYPEDLISDPRQLAERFVNALHVHRQNLLDSIGDMIDPGAEFRIVGNPRKIPFAGLHRGPRAYRRALKKFYQIFEIPNDFDHTTAYEYFPKGTEVVLWGATCLRLVGSKAPAEKVQYRKRFRFRRGILVSFEDHYDVEKGEQSVATAAEVQGKKVYDPLEDSTCGINL from the coding sequence ATGCTCAAATTTTTTCGCAAGCGCAAAGGATGGTCGCAGCAACAGCTGTGCGAAGCAGCGGACGTGAGCGTTCGCGTCGTCTGCAAAGCAGAAACAGGCGCAGCCATATCGACAACTTCGATCGACAAATTCTCGACGGCTTTGTCGATGCCAGAACACGAAGTCTATCCGGAAGACCTGATCAGTGACCCGCGACAACTTGCAGAACGATTTGTGAATGCATTGCACGTTCACCGGCAAAACTTGTTGGATTCTATTGGCGACATGATTGACCCGGGGGCTGAGTTTCGAATTGTTGGCAACCCCAGAAAAATCCCCTTCGCCGGCCTTCACCGTGGCCCTCGAGCGTATCGACGAGCACTTAAAAAGTTTTATCAGATCTTCGAGATACCGAATGACTTCGACCATACAACTGCGTACGAGTATTTCCCCAAAGGCACCGAGGTCGTGCTTTGGGGCGCGACCTGCCTGAGGCTTGTCGGCAGTAAAGCACCCGCCGAAAAAGTTCAGTATCGAAAGCGATTCCGCTTTCGGCGAGGGATTCTGGTTTCGTTCGAAGACCATTACGACGTTGAGAAAGGCGAGCAAAGTGTCGCCACTGCTGCCGAAGTTCAAGGGAAAAAGGTCTACGACCCACTGGAGGACAGCACGTGTGGCATCAACCTGTAG